In Urechidicola croceus, a single window of DNA contains:
- a CDS encoding NAD-dependent epimerase/dehydratase family protein, whose translation MKSKRILFTGGSGKAGKHVVPYLLEQGHRVLNVDLTPLNYPGVDNLIADITDSGQMFNAMSSYAGLDELELETGVPKFDAVVHFAAVSRILINPDNETFRVNTIGTYNVIEAAVKLGIKKIIIASSETTYGVCFSDGVTNPHSLPLEEDYDVDPMDSYGLSKVVNEKTARAFQRRSGFDIYALRIGNVIEPHEYTELFPQFFEKPETRRRNAFCYIDARDLGQIVDLCLDKDNLGYQVFNAGNDTNGAIIPSKELAEQFFPNVPLTRELEEHEALFSNRKIREILGFKEQHDWRKYVDVKKY comes from the coding sequence ATGAAATCAAAAAGAATTCTATTTACAGGAGGTTCAGGTAAAGCAGGAAAACATGTTGTGCCATATCTTTTGGAGCAAGGACATAGAGTTTTAAATGTGGACTTAACACCATTGAATTACCCTGGAGTTGACAATTTAATTGCAGATATTACGGACTCTGGTCAAATGTTTAACGCTATGAGTTCATATGCAGGATTAGATGAATTAGAGTTAGAGACTGGCGTTCCGAAGTTTGATGCTGTAGTACATTTTGCGGCGGTATCGCGTATTTTAATTAATCCAGATAACGAAACGTTTCGTGTAAATACCATTGGAACTTATAATGTAATAGAAGCAGCAGTAAAACTTGGAATTAAAAAAATTATTATTGCTTCTTCAGAAACGACCTATGGAGTTTGTTTTTCTGATGGTGTAACCAATCCACATTCTTTGCCTTTAGAGGAAGACTATGATGTAGATCCAATGGATAGTTATGGGCTTTCGAAAGTTGTAAATGAAAAAACTGCACGAGCATTTCAAAGACGTTCAGGTTTTGATATTTATGCACTTCGCATAGGTAATGTTATAGAACCTCATGAATATACTGAACTGTTCCCTCAATTTTTTGAAAAACCAGAAACTAGACGAAGAAACGCATTTTGTTATATCGATGCGAGAGATTTAGGACAAATTGTTGATTTATGTTTAGATAAAGATAACTTAGGATATCAGGTTTTCAATGCTGGTAATGATACAAATGGTGCAATAATACCGAGTAAGGAACTTGCAGAGCAATTTTTTCCAAACGTTCCTTTAACTAGAGAGTTGGAGGAGCATGAAGCATTGTTTTCCAATCGTAAAATTCGTGAAATATTAGGTTTTAAGGAGCAACATGATTGGCGTAAATATGTTGACGTGAAGAAGTATTGA
- the pheT gene encoding phenylalanine--tRNA ligase subunit beta codes for MKISYNWLKQFLKVDWEAEKTGELLTDLGLEVEGIETVESIKGSLKGIVVGEVLTCIQHPNADRLKVTTVNIGGDSPLQIVCGAPNVAAGQKVPVATIGTLLYDDKGKSFKIKKGKIRGEESHGMICAEDELGLGKGHDGIMVLDADIVVGTPCSEVFEIESDEVFEIGLTPNRADAMSHYGVARDLRAGMIQQGTQLELISPSVSDFHVDTRSLRIDVEVENKELTPRYCGITISGVKVKESPKWLQNRLKSIGLTPKNNIVDATNYVLHELGQPLHAFDAAKIAGDKIIVKTLPSGTKFTTLDEVERELHEDDIMICDGESNPLCIAGVFGGIDSGVTESTTNIFLESAYFNPVSVRKTAKRHALNTDASFRFERGIDPNFVEYALKRAALLIVEIAGGKKSSDASDFYPVKIEDFEVFLSYERMRRLIGDNIPKETIKNILASLDIKLNSETDGGLGLVIPSYRVDVQREADVIEEILRVYGYNNIQYSHKLNTSISFDNFDGLKLENIVANQLSGLGFNETMANSLTKASYVSLTENLNSDHNVEMLNPLSSDLGVMRQSLLFSGLESVNYNINRKNNALKFFEFGKTYHKFESGYSEQKHLTLFVTGNRTKDSWIGTHKTSDFFYLKGVVTSILTRLGISKLKTSPLKNDVFSEGIQFGLGKIKLVEFGVVRKSILKEFGIKQEVLFADFNWENILQVANRKNFKVQDLPKYPLVKRDLALLLDDKVQFSEIYNTAFQTERKLLKEVDLFDVYQGKNLPEGKKSYAVSFLLQDENQTLNDKQIDKVMQKMQDTFAKNLKAELR; via the coding sequence ATGAAAATATCATACAATTGGTTAAAACAGTTTTTAAAAGTTGATTGGGAAGCCGAAAAAACTGGAGAATTATTAACCGATTTAGGACTAGAAGTTGAAGGAATTGAAACTGTTGAGTCTATAAAAGGAAGTTTGAAAGGTATTGTTGTAGGTGAGGTTTTAACTTGTATACAACATCCAAATGCCGATAGATTAAAAGTAACTACTGTTAATATCGGTGGTGATTCACCACTTCAAATTGTTTGTGGAGCACCCAATGTTGCTGCTGGTCAAAAAGTTCCTGTTGCTACTATTGGAACCCTTTTGTATGATGATAAAGGAAAATCTTTTAAAATCAAAAAAGGAAAAATAAGAGGTGAAGAAAGTCATGGAATGATTTGTGCTGAAGACGAATTAGGTCTTGGTAAAGGTCATGACGGTATTATGGTTTTAGATGCCGATATAGTTGTGGGTACACCTTGTTCTGAAGTTTTTGAAATTGAATCTGATGAAGTTTTTGAAATTGGTTTAACACCAAATAGAGCAGATGCTATGAGTCATTATGGTGTAGCTCGAGATTTACGCGCCGGTATGATTCAACAAGGAACTCAATTAGAATTGATTTCTCCATCAGTAAGCGATTTTCATGTAGATACGCGTTCGCTAAGAATCGATGTTGAAGTAGAAAACAAAGAGTTAACTCCAAGATATTGCGGAATTACTATTTCTGGAGTAAAAGTAAAAGAATCTCCAAAATGGTTACAAAATAGATTAAAATCAATTGGCTTAACCCCAAAAAACAATATTGTTGATGCTACAAACTATGTTTTACATGAGTTAGGCCAGCCACTACATGCTTTTGACGCTGCAAAGATTGCAGGCGATAAAATCATTGTTAAAACGCTTCCTTCGGGAACAAAATTTACCACTTTAGATGAAGTAGAAAGAGAATTACACGAAGATGATATCATGATATGTGATGGAGAATCTAATCCATTGTGTATTGCTGGGGTTTTTGGTGGAATTGATTCTGGAGTTACTGAAAGTACTACAAATATTTTTTTAGAAAGCGCTTATTTTAATCCTGTTTCTGTTCGTAAAACTGCCAAAAGGCATGCATTAAATACCGATGCTTCATTTAGATTTGAAAGAGGTATAGATCCTAATTTTGTTGAATATGCCTTAAAAAGAGCTGCTCTTTTAATCGTTGAGATTGCTGGAGGTAAAAAATCTTCAGATGCATCAGATTTTTATCCAGTGAAAATTGAAGATTTTGAAGTGTTTTTATCCTATGAGCGTATGCGTAGGTTAATAGGAGATAACATACCTAAAGAAACAATAAAAAATATACTAGCATCATTAGATATAAAATTGAATTCTGAAACAGATGGTGGTCTTGGTTTAGTAATACCTTCTTATAGAGTAGATGTTCAAAGAGAAGCAGATGTAATTGAAGAAATTTTACGAGTGTATGGATATAATAATATACAGTATTCACATAAATTGAACACTTCTATATCATTTGATAATTTTGATGGTTTGAAACTTGAAAATATTGTTGCAAATCAATTGTCAGGCTTAGGTTTTAATGAAACTATGGCTAATTCATTGACCAAAGCATCATATGTTTCATTAACTGAGAACTTAAATTCAGATCATAATGTGGAAATGTTAAATCCGCTAAGTAGTGATTTAGGTGTAATGCGTCAATCATTGTTATTTAGTGGTTTAGAATCGGTTAATTATAATATTAATCGTAAGAATAATGCTTTGAAGTTTTTTGAGTTTGGAAAAACTTATCACAAATTTGAAAGTGGATATTCTGAACAAAAACATTTGACACTTTTTGTTACGGGAAACAGAACAAAAGATAGTTGGATTGGCACTCATAAAACTTCAGATTTCTTCTATTTAAAAGGAGTTGTTACTTCAATTTTAACACGATTAGGAATTTCGAAATTGAAAACATCTCCACTTAAAAATGATGTATTTTCAGAAGGAATTCAGTTTGGATTAGGTAAAATTAAGTTGGTAGAATTTGGAGTTGTAAGGAAGTCAATATTGAAAGAATTTGGAATCAAGCAAGAAGTATTGTTTGCTGATTTTAATTGGGAAAATATTTTACAAGTAGCAAATCGTAAGAATTTTAAAGTTCAAGATTTGCCTAAATATCCATTAGTTAAAAGAGATTTAGCATTATTGTTGGATGATAAAGTTCAATTTTCAGAAATTTACAATACTGCCTTTCAAACAGAAAGGAAATTATTGAAAGAAGTTGATTTATTTGACGTGTATCAAGGTAAAAACCTCCCTGAAGGTAAAAAATCTTATGCAGTAAGTTTCTTACTACAAGATGAGAACCAAACATTAAATGATAAGCAAATTGATAAAGTAATGCAAAAAATGCAAGATACATTTGCTAAAAATTTAAAAGCAGAATTGCGATAA
- a CDS encoding quinone-dependent dihydroorotate dehydrogenase, translated as MYKLLIRPILFLFDPEKVHHFTFSMLKFAFKIPFKASVIRSIYSVKSPKLERNLFGLKFKNPVGLAAGFDKNAVLYNELSNFGFGFIEIGTVTPKGQEGNPKKRLFRLKDDQGIINRMGFNNEGVDVVVERLKNRNTNLIIGGNIGKQTTSSSDQYTDDYLTCFKALHPYVDYFVLNVSCPNVGSMAKLQDKDYLIELISAVQSENKKQEIQRPILLKIAPDLNDIQLDEIIEIVAETKIDGVIASNTSVNRTGLKASEDRLEEIGNGGLSGKPITDRSTRVIQYLSDRSNKAFPIIGVGGIHSAQDALDKIAAGADLVQIYTGFIYEGPSLVKKINKAILKNS; from the coding sequence ATGTATAAACTCTTAATACGACCAATATTATTTTTATTTGATCCTGAAAAAGTACATCACTTTACATTTTCAATGTTAAAATTTGCCTTTAAAATTCCATTTAAGGCTAGTGTAATTAGAAGTATTTATAGCGTTAAGAGTCCAAAACTAGAACGTAATTTATTTGGTTTGAAGTTTAAAAATCCTGTTGGTTTAGCGGCTGGTTTTGATAAGAATGCAGTTTTATATAACGAATTATCAAATTTCGGATTTGGATTTATAGAAATAGGAACTGTTACTCCCAAAGGTCAAGAAGGGAATCCTAAGAAACGATTATTCCGTTTAAAAGATGATCAGGGAATTATCAATCGAATGGGCTTCAATAACGAAGGTGTTGATGTTGTTGTTGAGCGATTAAAAAACAGAAATACCAATCTTATTATTGGAGGTAATATTGGTAAGCAAACTACAAGTAGTTCTGATCAATATACTGATGATTATTTAACTTGTTTTAAGGCTTTACATCCATATGTTGACTATTTTGTATTGAATGTGAGTTGTCCTAATGTAGGAAGCATGGCTAAATTGCAAGACAAAGATTATTTAATTGAATTAATATCAGCAGTACAATCTGAAAATAAGAAACAAGAAATTCAAAGACCTATTTTATTAAAAATTGCCCCAGATTTAAATGATATTCAATTAGATGAAATTATTGAAATTGTAGCAGAAACTAAAATTGACGGAGTTATCGCTTCAAATACTTCAGTAAATAGAACAGGTTTAAAAGCATCAGAAGACCGACTTGAAGAAATTGGTAATGGTGGTTTAAGTGGAAAACCTATTACTGACAGAAGCACAAGAGTTATTCAATATTTATCAGATAGATCTAACAAAGCATTTCCAATTATTGGTGTAGGAGGTATTCACTCTGCACAAGATGCTCTTGATAAAATTGCTGCTGGTGCTGATTTAGTTCAGATTTATACTGGATTTATTTATGAAGGTCCTAGTTTGGTGAAGAAAATTAATAAGGCAATTCTTAAAAATTCTTAA
- a CDS encoding outer membrane beta-barrel protein, which produces MKKKIIFTLILCLIISVANAQESKNSLEFSINPNSSYRSLNSNYDYLDERDDKVILLDFSIGYIRTISKKFSIETGVRYSKKGFNRTPVTFINYPFDINSPHSLKYRLNYIGVPIGLRYNIFKINNFTVGISAGVNNNLLLKASYEPFDIIELTDFITGGEDTGKPQKRVYKGKVLKDIGYNIYNPELFMKLLFNYSFKNMTIGVSPNYNLSLKDIGKKEYSFYHTESEKLYSLGIQFSISRAF; this is translated from the coding sequence ATGAAGAAAAAAATAATATTTACACTTATATTATGCCTTATTATAAGTGTTGCAAATGCACAAGAATCAAAAAATAGCCTAGAATTTTCAATAAACCCAAATTCTTCGTACAGAAGTTTAAATAGTAATTATGATTACCTAGACGAAAGAGATGATAAAGTTATTTTACTAGACTTCAGTATAGGATATATTAGAACTATTAGTAAAAAATTCTCAATAGAAACTGGAGTAAGATATTCCAAAAAAGGGTTTAACCGCACACCTGTTACTTTTATCAACTATCCATTTGATATAAATTCGCCTCATAGTTTAAAATATAGACTTAACTATATTGGAGTACCTATAGGTTTAAGATATAACATTTTTAAAATTAATAATTTTACTGTTGGAATTAGCGCAGGTGTTAATAACAATTTATTGTTAAAAGCCTCTTATGAACCATTTGATATAATTGAATTAACCGATTTCATTACTGGTGGTGAAGATACAGGAAAACCACAAAAAAGGGTATATAAAGGTAAAGTTTTAAAAGATATTGGCTACAATATTTACAATCCAGAATTATTTATGAAGTTGCTTTTTAATTATTCATTTAAAAATATGACTATTGGAGTTTCTCCAAACTATAACTTATCATTAAAAGATATTGGAAAAAAAGAATATTCGTTTTATCATACTGAAAGTGAAAAATTATATTCACTTGGAATACAATTTTCAATATCTAGAGCATTTTAA
- a CDS encoding GNAT family N-acetyltransferase, translating to MIKNVENTDEIEVVSQLAYKIWNQHYVPIIGQDQVDYMIDKFQSQIAITNQIKNGYEYYLISHNEIAVGYLALVPDNQTKKLMISKIYIDADYRGSGNGKQLLDFTKKVSKEIGFKTIWLTVNKYNSKSINWYQKNGFEITEEVTMDIGNGYFMDDYVLTLDL from the coding sequence ATGATTAAGAATGTTGAAAATACTGATGAAATTGAAGTTGTTTCACAATTAGCATATAAAATTTGGAATCAACATTACGTACCAATAATTGGTCAAGATCAGGTTGATTATATGATTGATAAGTTTCAAAGTCAAATTGCCATAACAAATCAAATTAAAAATGGTTATGAATATTACTTAATATCTCATAATGAAATTGCCGTTGGCTACCTTGCTTTAGTTCCAGACAATCAAACTAAAAAATTGATGATTAGTAAAATTTATATTGATGCTGATTATAGAGGTTCAGGTAATGGAAAACAATTATTAGATTTCACGAAAAAAGTTAGCAAAGAAATTGGTTTTAAAACTATTTGGTTAACTGTAAATAAATATAATAGCAAGTCAATTAATTGGTATCAAAAAAATGGTTTTGAAATTACTGAAGAAGTAACGATGGACATTGGCAATGGCTATTTTATGGATGATTATGTGCTAACTCTTGATTTATAA
- a CDS encoding ArnT family glycosyltransferase, translating to MKFKDNFPLFLLLYFLISAITRSIFFPNLTIDEAEQVYLSQWWKLGHGQQPPLYTWIQRIFLELFGFNLFSIAIFRSLLLFITYIFIYKIARIQLSKNWAIVSSLSLFLTLQVSIESFRQTHTVLVTAVSVLTIYIWQVGILKKSIWNYVLFGVVCGLGFISKYNFVLVFISIIITSFISTKKSKEWIYSYKFLLSTIIGLLIYLPYGIWIINNFDTIYTNFKTELNPEKINYFNAIGNGVKSLIFNIVSFIGLFLIFLIYFSFKHKEKLISYLKQKAYFKSEFKTLSIFIGCNLFILVILIFFKTSVFYERWLEPLFIFIPIIGIGYLSKLTFPNNTLISSSATKFLLGISVLILLYNSSRYQIEEKLSIHNRNHCDFKGLNSTIDSLKLNKYYTEDFFIAGNLKMLQPQKLIKTIDSIYLKDSVINFTLIEIKKPYKIFNYDLIKSENKKQLKLYDYFIINSYNQIR from the coding sequence ATGAAATTCAAGGATAATTTTCCGCTATTTTTACTTTTATATTTTTTAATTTCAGCAATAACACGCTCTATATTTTTCCCAAATTTAACCATAGATGAAGCCGAGCAAGTCTACTTATCACAATGGTGGAAATTAGGACATGGACAACAACCACCTTTATATACATGGATTCAAAGAATATTTTTAGAATTGTTTGGTTTCAATCTATTTTCTATTGCCATCTTTAGATCGTTATTACTTTTTATCACTTATATTTTCATTTATAAAATTGCACGAATCCAATTGAGTAAAAATTGGGCAATAGTAAGTTCATTATCTTTATTTCTAACCCTTCAAGTCTCAATAGAATCTTTTAGACAAACTCACACCGTTCTTGTCACTGCAGTCAGTGTATTGACTATTTATATATGGCAAGTAGGAATTTTGAAAAAATCAATTTGGAATTATGTTTTATTTGGGGTTGTTTGTGGACTTGGTTTTATTTCCAAATATAATTTTGTTCTTGTTTTTATTTCAATAATTATCACATCATTTATTTCTACCAAAAAATCTAAAGAATGGATATATTCATACAAATTTCTATTATCAACAATTATTGGATTATTAATTTACCTTCCATATGGCATTTGGATTATCAACAATTTTGATACTATTTACACAAATTTTAAAACAGAATTAAATCCTGAAAAAATCAATTATTTTAATGCAATTGGCAATGGCGTTAAAAGTCTAATATTTAATATAGTTTCTTTTATAGGATTGTTTTTGATTTTCTTAATTTATTTTAGTTTTAAGCATAAAGAAAAATTAATTAGCTACTTAAAGCAAAAAGCATATTTCAAATCTGAATTTAAAACACTTAGTATATTTATTGGATGTAATTTATTCATTTTAGTAATATTAATATTTTTTAAAACCTCCGTTTTTTATGAACGTTGGCTAGAACCTTTATTCATTTTTATTCCAATAATCGGCATAGGTTATTTATCTAAGTTAACTTTCCCAAATAATACTTTAATTTCATCAAGTGCTACTAAATTTTTATTGGGTATTTCAGTTCTTATTTTATTATATAATTCTTCTCGATATCAAATTGAAGAAAAACTATCAATTCATAATAGAAATCATTGTGATTTTAAAGGGTTAAATAGTACAATAGATTCACTGAAATTAAATAAATATTATACCGAAGATTTTTTTATTGCTGGAAATTTAAAAATGCTCCAACCTCAAAAACTAATTAAAACTATTGATTCAATTTATTTAAAAGATTCTGTAATAAATTTCACCTTAATTGAAATTAAAAAACCGTATAAAATTTTTAACTATGATTTAATAAAATCAGAAAATAAAAAGCAACTTAAATTATATGATTATTTTATTATTAATAGCTATAATCAAATAAGATAA
- a CDS encoding hydroxymethylglutaryl-CoA lyase — protein MNKVKIIECPRDAMQGIKTHFIPTELKAQYINMLLNVGFDTIDFGSFVSPKAIPQMRDTAEVLSKLNLSKTESKLLAIVANIRGAEDASKFEQIDYLGYPFSISENFQMRNTSKTINQSIVILDEILSIAAKTNKEVVAYLSMGFGNPYGDPWNVDIVADWTDKLAKMGVKILSLSDTVGVADGETISYLFSNLIPQYPDIEFGAHLHTTPTTWFEKVDAAYKAGCLRFDGAMKGFGGCPMAKDELTGNMPTEKLLSYFTAEKVNTNISPMSFESAYNVALRVFE, from the coding sequence ATGAATAAAGTTAAAATCATAGAATGCCCACGTGATGCTATGCAAGGCATTAAAACACATTTTATTCCTACAGAATTGAAGGCTCAATACATTAATATGTTATTAAATGTAGGGTTTGATACAATTGATTTTGGAAGTTTTGTTTCTCCAAAAGCAATACCTCAAATGAGAGATACAGCGGAAGTATTATCTAAATTAAATCTTTCAAAAACAGAAAGTAAATTATTAGCAATAGTTGCAAATATTAGAGGAGCAGAGGACGCTAGTAAGTTTGAACAGATTGATTATTTGGGATATCCTTTTTCAATTTCAGAAAATTTTCAAATGCGTAATACCAGTAAAACAATTAATCAATCTATTGTAATTTTAGATGAGATTCTTTCTATAGCAGCTAAAACGAATAAGGAAGTTGTTGCTTACTTATCTATGGGTTTTGGAAACCCTTATGGTGATCCTTGGAATGTTGATATTGTTGCAGATTGGACAGATAAATTAGCCAAAATGGGAGTGAAGATATTATCACTTTCAGATACTGTTGGGGTTGCTGATGGAGAGACAATTTCATATTTGTTTTCAAATTTGATTCCACAATATCCTGATATTGAATTTGGTGCACATTTACATACTACACCAACAACTTGGTTTGAAAAAGTAGATGCAGCATACAAAGCAGGTTGTCTGCGTTTTGATGGTGCAATGAAGGGTTTTGGTGGTTGCCCAATGGCAAAAGATGAATTAACAGGAAATATGCCAACAGAGAAATTATTATCATATTTCACTGCAGAAAAAGTTAATACAAATATAAGCCCAATGAGTTTTGAAAGTGCTTATAATGTTGCTTTAAGGGTTTTTGAATAA
- a CDS encoding TolB family protein yields MKKLIKTSLLFLTIISCSTKSPSLGVFENHSDIGKVKHAGNVVYNESDDSYTISGGGTNMWYANDELHYVWKKMSGDVSIAADINFVSKGGDPHRKACLIIRQSLDSSAAYADAAVHGDGLTSIQYREKLGGNTSEVQSNISAPKRVRLEKEGDYISMSVSFNDGVLKSSGGTFKLPFKEPFYVGLGVCSHNNDTIEKAVFSNVIIEKLDPKPDSLKTVESTLETIPISSFDRRVVFHTRNHIEAPNWTPDGKTLIYNSNGLLYKIPAEGGIPELIPTDFAKKINNDHGISPDGKTIVISDGTETGSSTIYTLPIEGGTPKKVTTLTPSYWHGWSPDGETLAYCASRNGNYDIYTIPVGGGKETRLTTAEGLDDGPDYSPDGKYIYFNSERTGTMQIWRMKVDGSNEEQITTDDLNDWFAHPSPDGKYIAYITFEKDVPAGLHPPNKDVMLRLMNLETKEIRVMAKLFGGQGTINVPSWSPDSSRLAFVSYRLK; encoded by the coding sequence ATGAAAAAATTAATTAAAACTTCCCTGCTTTTCTTAACAATTATTTCATGTAGTACCAAATCACCTAGTTTAGGTGTTTTTGAAAACCATTCTGATATAGGAAAAGTAAAGCATGCAGGTAATGTAGTTTATAATGAATCTGATGATTCATATACTATTTCTGGCGGAGGAACGAATATGTGGTATGCTAATGATGAATTACACTATGTGTGGAAAAAAATGTCTGGAGATGTCTCCATTGCTGCTGATATTAATTTTGTAAGTAAAGGTGGTGATCCTCATCGTAAGGCATGCTTAATCATACGTCAAAGTTTAGATTCAAGTGCTGCATATGCCGATGCTGCAGTTCATGGTGATGGTTTAACCTCTATTCAATATCGTGAAAAATTAGGGGGAAATACAAGTGAAGTTCAATCTAATATTTCCGCACCAAAAAGAGTACGTCTTGAAAAAGAAGGAGATTATATCTCTATGTCAGTATCATTTAATGATGGAGTGTTAAAATCATCAGGTGGCACCTTTAAATTACCTTTTAAAGAACCTTTTTATGTAGGTTTAGGAGTTTGTTCTCATAATAATGATACTATTGAAAAAGCAGTTTTCTCAAATGTGATTATTGAAAAATTAGACCCCAAGCCTGATTCCTTAAAAACTGTTGAAAGTACGCTAGAAACAATTCCAATTTCATCATTTGACAGAAGAGTTGTTTTTCATACTAGAAATCATATTGAAGCTCCAAACTGGACACCTGATGGAAAAACGTTGATTTATAACAGTAATGGATTACTCTATAAAATTCCTGCCGAAGGAGGAATACCAGAATTAATCCCTACTGATTTTGCAAAAAAAATCAATAACGACCATGGAATTTCTCCTGACGGAAAAACAATAGTAATAAGTGATGGTACTGAAACTGGAAGTTCAACTATTTACACACTTCCTATTGAAGGTGGAACTCCTAAGAAAGTTACAACATTAACGCCATCGTATTGGCATGGTTGGTCTCCTGATGGTGAAACACTTGCCTATTGTGCTTCTCGTAATGGAAACTATGACATATATACCATTCCTGTTGGAGGTGGAAAAGAAACTCGTTTAACAACTGCTGAAGGTTTAGATGATGGTCCTGATTATTCACCAGATGGAAAATACATCTATTTTAATTCTGAAAGAACAGGAACAATGCAGATATGGAGAATGAAAGTTGATGGTAGCAATGAAGAACAAATAACTACTGATGATTTAAATGATTGGTTTGCACATCCATCACCAGATGGAAAATATATAGCATATATAACTTTTGAAAAAGATGTTCCTGCAGGTTTACATCCTCCAAATAAAGATGTAATGTTACGCTTAATGAATCTTGAAACTAAAGAAATTCGTGTGATGGCTAAACTTTTTGGTGGTCAAGGAACAATCAATGTACCCTCATGGTCACCTGATAGTTCTAGACTTGCTTTCGTAAGTTATCGATTGAAATAA
- a CDS encoding sialate O-acetylesterase, with protein sequence MKKFITIIILFMTTTSQANISLPSIFGNHMVMQQNSEVKIWGWADPNEEITITTSWNSEEIKTTGNNLAQWSAILKTPKSGKTHTITIQGYNKIIIEDILMGEVWLCSGQSNMQWSASAGIDDKEKHIANANYPEIRFFSVPKKTSDYPQLDVKAQWVKCSPETMQYFSAVSYFFGQKIHSELNVPVGLINSSWGGTPAEIWVPKDAIEANEIVNEASKKLKEEPWGPFQPGKAYNAMIAPIIPFKIAGTLWYQGETNTQNSSTYSKLLTTLINSWRDEWNEDFPFYFAQIAPFDYGDDNFSGVEIRDQQRRVLNVDKTGMIVLSDIGNLDDIHPQNKYDVGIRFANLALNKSYGKSNFQYSGPLYKSSKIKKDCIIISFDFYDGLTSMDKKLRFFEIAGSDGVFFPADAKIKGKTIEVKSKEVKNPVKVRYAWKNAIIPTLTNSTGLPASSFITD encoded by the coding sequence ATGAAAAAATTTATAACAATTATAATTCTATTTATGACGACTACTTCGCAAGCAAATATTTCATTACCTTCTATATTCGGTAATCATATGGTAATGCAACAAAATAGTGAAGTAAAAATTTGGGGATGGGCAGATCCTAATGAAGAAATCACCATAACTACTTCATGGAATTCTGAAGAAATTAAAACTACAGGAAATAATTTAGCACAATGGTCTGCAATACTAAAAACTCCAAAATCAGGCAAAACCCACACTATAACGATTCAAGGTTATAATAAAATTATTATTGAAGATATATTAATGGGTGAAGTTTGGCTTTGTTCAGGTCAATCAAATATGCAATGGTCAGCGTCAGCGGGAATTGATGATAAAGAAAAACATATAGCAAATGCTAATTATCCTGAAATTCGCTTTTTTTCTGTTCCAAAAAAAACTTCTGATTATCCACAATTGGATGTAAAAGCACAATGGGTAAAATGTTCACCTGAAACTATGCAGTACTTTAGTGCTGTGAGCTATTTCTTTGGACAAAAAATCCATTCAGAACTAAATGTTCCTGTTGGTTTAATAAACTCTTCTTGGGGAGGAACTCCAGCCGAAATATGGGTTCCAAAAGATGCTATTGAAGCAAATGAAATTGTAAATGAAGCATCAAAAAAATTAAAGGAAGAGCCTTGGGGTCCTTTTCAACCTGGAAAAGCGTATAATGCTATGATTGCACCAATCATTCCTTTTAAAATTGCAGGAACTCTTTGGTATCAAGGTGAAACAAATACACAAAACTCATCTACCTATAGCAAATTACTAACAACATTAATTAATAGCTGGAGAGATGAATGGAATGAAGATTTCCCATTTTATTTTGCGCAAATTGCTCCTTTTGATTATGGTGATGATAATTTTTCTGGTGTAGAAATCAGAGATCAGCAACGAAGAGTATTAAATGTAGATAAAACAGGTATGATTGTTTTAAGTGATATTGGTAATTTAGACGATATCCACCCACAAAACAAGTATGATGTAGGTATTCGATTTGCAAACCTTGCATTAAATAAAAGTTATGGCAAATCGAATTTTCAATATTCAGGACCACTATATAAAAGTTCAAAAATCAAAAAAGACTGTATAATCATTTCATTTGATTTTTATGACGGATTAACTTCAATGGATAAAAAATTACGTTTTTTTGAAATAGCTGGTAGTGATGGTGTTTTTTTTCCAGCAGATGCAAAAATTAAAGGGAAAACAATAGAAGTTAAATCAAAAGAAGTAAAAAATCCTGTAAAAGTTAGATACGCTTGGAAAAATGCAATTATTCCAACATTGACTAATAGTACTGGCTTACCTGCTTCGAGCTTTATAACAGATTAA